Proteins encoded by one window of Mechercharimyces sp. CAU 1602:
- the rplM gene encoding 50S ribosomal protein L13: MRTTYMAKPEDVQKKWYVVDAEGKTLGRLATEVATLLRGKHKPQFTPHIDTGDYVIVVNAASIQLTGKKLDQKKYYRHSGFPGGLKERTAGEMREDRPERMIELAVRGMLPKTKLGRAQLKKLKVYAGPEHKQQAQQPEKWELRG; encoded by the coding sequence ATGCGCACCACCTATATGGCAAAGCCTGAAGATGTGCAGAAGAAATGGTATGTTGTAGACGCTGAAGGTAAAACTTTAGGTCGTCTCGCTACCGAAGTAGCAACGTTGTTGCGTGGAAAACATAAACCACAATTTACTCCTCATATTGATACCGGAGATTACGTGATTGTTGTAAACGCAGCAAGCATTCAATTAACAGGAAAGAAATTAGATCAAAAGAAATATTATCGTCACTCTGGATTCCCAGGTGGTTTGAAAGAGAGAACTGCTGGTGAAATGCGTGAAGATCGCCCAGAGCGTATGATCGAATTGGCTGTTCGTGGTATGTTGCCAAAAACGAAACTTGGACGCGCTCAACTGAAAAAGTTGAAAGTGTATGCAGGCCCAGAGCACAAGCAACAAGCACAGCAACCAGAAAAATGGGAACTAAGAGGATAA
- a CDS encoding GNAT family N-acetyltransferase — translation MISSHPLILRPLKLSDAPALYDLRLRNQVFFAPYEPIRPESFTLIGIEQELRQGMLRTQSDQGYSFGIFLSHPGTLIGRINLSNVVRGAWQNCTIGYYIDHEAQGNGYMTTAVRSTVQFAFQKLHLHRVQAAIMPHNIASLRVIEKVGFRHEGLSKRYLHINGSWQDHEIYALTREEWDPDSI, via the coding sequence ATGATCAGCTCTCATCCTCTCATACTGCGACCACTAAAATTAAGTGATGCTCCTGCTCTATACGATCTAAGACTGCGGAATCAAGTCTTCTTTGCTCCCTATGAGCCCATTCGCCCTGAGTCTTTTACGTTAATTGGAATTGAGCAGGAACTGCGACAGGGTATGCTACGAACGCAATCCGATCAAGGGTATAGCTTTGGTATCTTTCTCTCCCATCCTGGAACACTGATCGGTCGCATCAATCTGAGTAATGTGGTGCGAGGCGCATGGCAAAACTGTACGATCGGTTACTATATTGATCACGAGGCACAAGGCAACGGATACATGACAACTGCTGTCCGTTCCACCGTACAATTTGCTTTTCAAAAACTACATCTACATCGCGTGCAAGCTGCCATTATGCCACATAATATTGCCTCCCTACGCGTGATAGAAAAAGTAGGATTTCGTCACGAAGGTTTGTCAAAGCGCTATCTCCATATTAATGGAAGCTGGCAGGATCATGAGATCTATGCACTCACAAGGGAAGAGTGGGATCCAGACTCCATATAG
- the rpsI gene encoding 30S ribosomal protein S9: MAQVQFYGTGRRKESVARVRLVPGDGRIVINGRDIDAYFGLETLKAIVRQPLVLTDTLGRYDVLVNVDGGGFTGQAGAIRHGVARALLKVDIELRPSLKKAGFLTRDPRMKERKKYGLKKARRAPQFSKR, encoded by the coding sequence ATGGCACAAGTCCAATTTTATGGTACCGGTCGTCGTAAAGAATCTGTAGCGCGTGTGCGCCTTGTTCCTGGCGATGGTCGCATCGTCATTAACGGTCGTGACATTGATGCATATTTTGGTTTGGAAACTCTGAAAGCGATTGTACGTCAGCCGCTCGTATTGACAGATACTCTTGGTCGTTACGATGTATTGGTTAACGTAGATGGCGGTGGCTTTACAGGACAGGCTGGAGCAATCCGTCACGGTGTTGCCCGTGCATTGCTAAAGGTGGACATTGAATTGCGTCCATCATTGAAGAAGGCTGGTTTCTTAACCCGTGACCCACGGATGAAAGAACGTAAAAAATACGGTCTCAAAAAAGCACGTCGTGCTCCTCAATTCTCGAAGCGTTAA
- a CDS encoding ABC transporter ATP-binding protein — MELNIENVSMKYGKHVALRSIDLSLVPGVYGILGPNGSGKTTMMNILATLLRPTSGYVKWNGQDILKLQDGYRNVVGFLPQQIGLYPEFTANDFLLYLAAIKGITGVQAKRRVEELLEWVGLTDVGSVKLGGFSGGMKQRIGIAQALLNDPDILIVDEPTAGLDPKERIRFRNLLSSVSSKKIVLLSTHIVSDIEYIANEIVVMKKGEVINKGNPQVLLKELEGKVWSAIICEKDLQEHQQNYRTMSVVQKENGIEVRFLSDDEVKFAVKKEAPNLEDLYLYYFD, encoded by the coding sequence ATGGAGTTAAATATTGAAAATGTATCAATGAAGTACGGTAAACATGTGGCCCTGCGTAGCATAGATTTATCACTAGTTCCGGGTGTATATGGAATCTTAGGTCCTAATGGTTCAGGCAAGACTACAATGATGAATATCCTCGCTACTTTGTTACGCCCTACCTCCGGTTACGTGAAGTGGAATGGTCAGGATATACTTAAGTTACAGGACGGTTATCGAAATGTTGTTGGATTTTTACCACAACAAATTGGACTTTATCCAGAGTTTACTGCTAATGATTTTTTATTATATCTGGCTGCGATTAAAGGGATTACTGGGGTTCAGGCAAAAAGACGAGTGGAGGAGTTGTTAGAGTGGGTGGGTTTAACAGATGTAGGAAGTGTTAAATTAGGAGGTTTTTCAGGAGGGATGAAACAGAGAATAGGGATTGCACAAGCGCTCCTTAATGATCCTGATATTCTGATTGTAGACGAACCAACTGCGGGCCTTGATCCAAAAGAACGTATTCGCTTTCGAAATCTATTATCAAGTGTTTCCTCAAAGAAAATCGTTTTACTCTCAACCCACATTGTTTCTGACATCGAATATATAGCAAACGAGATAGTTGTTATGAAGAAGGGTGAAGTAATCAATAAGGGGAACCCGCAAGTTTTACTTAAGGAATTGGAGGGGAAGGTTTGGAGTGCGATAATTTGTGAAAAGGATTTGCAAGAGCATCAACAAAATTATCGCACGATGAGTGTGGTGCAGAAAGAGAACGGGATAGAAGTTCGGTTTCTCTCAGATGACGAAGTAAAGTTTGCCGTTAAGAAAGAAGCTCCAAATCTTGAGGATTTATATTTGTACTATTTCGATTGA
- a CDS encoding ABC transporter permease — translation MKELIRYELLKITSKKSVRYTMVILFVILSVLMYRDVQGLSDEQLEGWEGKVDSEVVSQAKKEEQQLLFKLQDRVASKQDEVMLDTYRQIYETYEFKKTRESKLTSLNEQISQHNREGEENFTIRNLMLERSLLSKVSANTIYFDEPAEHMVDYMSTYGFALLGVMILMGLSTIFTQEYETGVHRLLLSSKDGRQKVAHAKLISSLIYVLGLLFSSISFALLFYYLFLGHEGWNASLQSIPGFWDSPYPLELSIYFWVKLLYHSVASVVFSLVVIMISSLCRSSVVSFSLSGSIFLFPLIATKFALLQTDNKFFTSVFEVLTFSPSQIMRVDPLFIEYAAINIGGFPLLYPIFAFFILLLSASVPIFIINKRSKYPSSI, via the coding sequence ATGAAGGAGCTTATAAGGTATGAGCTGTTGAAAATCACTTCTAAAAAAAGCGTCAGATATACGATGGTCATTCTTTTCGTAATTCTCTCAGTACTAATGTATCGAGATGTACAAGGTTTGTCGGATGAGCAATTAGAAGGATGGGAAGGTAAAGTAGATTCAGAGGTTGTGAGTCAGGCAAAAAAGGAGGAGCAGCAACTTTTATTTAAATTACAGGATAGAGTTGCTTCAAAGCAAGATGAAGTTATGTTAGATACATATCGACAGATATATGAAACATATGAGTTTAAAAAAACGAGAGAATCTAAGTTAACGAGTCTGAATGAACAGATAAGCCAACATAATAGGGAGGGAGAAGAGAATTTCACCATCCGAAACTTAATGTTGGAGCGAAGTTTGCTTAGTAAAGTATCCGCTAACACAATATATTTTGATGAGCCAGCTGAGCATATGGTTGATTATATGAGCACATATGGGTTTGCCCTGCTAGGAGTGATGATCTTAATGGGGTTGTCAACAATATTTACGCAGGAATATGAAACGGGTGTACACCGACTCTTATTAAGCTCTAAAGATGGTCGACAAAAAGTTGCACATGCTAAATTAATTTCATCCCTTATATACGTACTAGGCCTGTTGTTCAGCTCTATTAGTTTTGCCCTGCTATTTTATTATCTATTTCTCGGACATGAAGGGTGGAATGCAAGTCTTCAGTCTATACCAGGGTTTTGGGATTCGCCGTACCCTTTGGAACTATCAATCTATTTTTGGGTGAAGCTCCTTTATCACAGTGTGGCTAGTGTCGTTTTTTCATTAGTTGTCATTATGATCTCCAGTCTTTGTAGGAGTTCTGTTGTTTCCTTCTCACTAAGTGGATCTATTTTCTTATTTCCCCTTATTGCTACTAAATTTGCTCTGTTACAAACAGATAATAAATTTTTCACAAGCGTATTTGAGGTACTCACCTTTTCACCATCACAGATCATGAGGGTGGACCCCCTTTTTATTGAATATGCGGCTATAAATATAGGTGGATTCCCACTGTTGTACCCCATATTCGCTTTTTTCATCTTGCTGTTATCTGCTTCTGTACCAATATTTATCATAAATAAGAGGTCGAAATATCCCTCTTCGATTTAA
- a CDS encoding ABC transporter permease produces MITLIRYELIKIFRRKSVFISILLLLGINFFFIYPIAEDNSNKSLYQKWEGPVSHSTITSAEKIVSEAESNMSVDQKQVDMAEELLLIRTLEKWKESDVHSKETRIGKLEEKGEGDSFVLRKLMLEKKLREKLSYTEFYYKKPAEKMVDYVGRYGYGFVSIMILIGISTIYTKEYRTNVDRYMFSSKFGRSKVVNAKILTAILFVLIIQAISVIFNFTFWLVLDGNYGWNANIQTYDYYMRSPYPFDFLGYYLIKITVQTVAGIAFALLMVWISLWARKSYIAMAIGGFVIAIPIMIEMNLGRSDLLFFTHSQLMMVAPLFRYFSVINLFGYPILYPVLATFMLLIYISVTLLFIYLGVRRKQILK; encoded by the coding sequence ATGATTACACTAATTCGGTATGAGTTAATCAAAATATTTAGAAGGAAGAGTGTTTTCATATCAATTCTCTTATTACTAGGAATCAATTTCTTTTTCATTTACCCAATTGCAGAAGATAATTCAAATAAAAGCCTGTACCAGAAATGGGAAGGGCCTGTATCACATTCAACTATCACATCAGCAGAAAAGATTGTTTCAGAAGCTGAAAGTAATATGAGTGTGGATCAAAAACAAGTGGATATGGCTGAAGAACTATTGTTAATTAGAACTTTAGAGAAATGGAAGGAATCTGATGTACATAGTAAAGAGACTAGGATAGGCAAGCTCGAAGAGAAGGGTGAAGGTGATAGCTTTGTTTTAAGAAAGCTGATGTTGGAGAAAAAATTGCGAGAGAAACTTAGCTACACAGAATTTTACTATAAAAAGCCGGCTGAGAAGATGGTTGATTATGTAGGTAGGTATGGATATGGCTTTGTAAGCATTATGATTTTGATTGGAATATCCACTATTTACACGAAAGAATATAGAACGAATGTAGATCGGTACATGTTCAGCTCGAAGTTTGGAAGAAGTAAGGTTGTAAACGCAAAAATTTTAACGGCAATTTTATTTGTACTAATTATTCAGGCTATATCTGTTATTTTTAATTTTACGTTTTGGCTTGTTTTAGATGGTAACTATGGTTGGAATGCCAACATTCAAACTTATGATTACTACATGAGATCGCCATATCCATTTGATTTTCTTGGGTATTATCTAATTAAAATAACAGTGCAAACAGTAGCTGGCATAGCGTTTGCATTGTTGATGGTATGGATATCTTTATGGGCCAGAAAATCATATATCGCTATGGCTATTGGCGGATTCGTTATTGCTATTCCGATTATGATCGAAATGAACTTAGGTCGGTCAGATCTTTTGTTCTTTACTCACTCACAATTAATGATGGTAGCTCCTCTGTTTAGATATTTCTCTGTTATTAATTTATTCGGGTATCCTATCTTATATCCAGTCCTTGCAACTTTCATGTTGTTAATATATATATCTGTAACGCTACTATTTATTTATTTAGGAGTAAGGCGTAAGCAGATTCTAAAATAA
- the cwlD gene encoding N-acetylmuramoyl-L-alanine amidase CwlD: MVSIFLQRVAAVPKKVWLVIGFIGLFLLSLSIWMPSDLSQTAWNMPLSGKVIVIDPGHGGVDGGAVSRSGVVEKEVTLQIATYVRDYIQEAGGLVIMTREGDYDLAEKGTKGYSRRKSQDLLRRAQMVKESRADALISIHLNSIPSRRWSGAQTFYHPQREENKKLATYIQDEIKGNLQNTSRLPKQRGNIYIIKQVQVPAVLVEVGFLSNEQEARLMADEAYQKQMATSIYQGLLRYYVEGEGENAEER, from the coding sequence ATGGTATCTATATTTTTGCAGAGGGTAGCGGCTGTTCCGAAGAAAGTGTGGCTTGTTATAGGATTTATTGGATTGTTTCTTCTGTCTTTGTCTATTTGGATGCCTTCTGATTTGTCGCAAACGGCTTGGAATATGCCTTTATCCGGAAAGGTGATTGTGATAGATCCTGGTCATGGTGGGGTGGATGGGGGGGCGGTTAGCCGTTCGGGAGTAGTGGAAAAAGAGGTGACACTACAGATTGCTACCTATGTGCGTGATTATATACAAGAGGCAGGAGGGCTTGTGATTATGACACGCGAAGGGGATTATGACTTAGCGGAGAAGGGAACGAAGGGGTATAGTCGACGTAAGAGTCAAGATTTGCTGCGTAGGGCACAGATGGTGAAAGAAAGCCGGGCAGATGCTTTGATTAGTATTCACCTTAATTCGATTCCATCCCGACGTTGGAGTGGGGCGCAAACGTTTTATCATCCTCAAAGAGAGGAGAATAAAAAGTTAGCAACGTATATTCAGGATGAGATCAAAGGAAATTTACAAAATACATCCCGACTTCCGAAACAGCGGGGCAATATATACATAATTAAACAAGTGCAGGTTCCTGCTGTGCTGGTGGAAGTGGGATTTTTATCGAATGAACAGGAGGCGAGATTGATGGCAGATGAAGCATACCAGAAACAGATGGCGACATCGATCTATCAAGGGCTGCTTCGGTATTATGTAGAAGGAGAAGGGGAGAATGCGGAGGAGAGGTAG